One region of Kogia breviceps isolate mKogBre1 chromosome 17, mKogBre1 haplotype 1, whole genome shotgun sequence genomic DNA includes:
- the BAALC gene encoding brain and acute leukemia cytoplasmic protein isoform X3 — translation MGCGGSRADAIEPRYYESWTRETESTWLTYTDSDASPSNATPDSGPEAGGLHAG, via the coding sequence ATGGGCTGTGGCGGGAGCCGGGCGGATGCCATCGAGCCCCGCTACTATGAGAGCTGGACTCGCGAGACGGAGTCCACATGGCTCACCTACACCGACTCGGACGCGTCGCCCAGCAACGCCACCCCGGACAGCGGCCCCGAGGCGGGCGGCCTGCACGCAG